In Solanum lycopersicum chromosome 5, SLM_r2.1, the following are encoded in one genomic region:
- the LOC101265025 gene encoding protein phosphatase 1 regulatory inhibitor subunit PPP1R7 homolog, with the protein MENQSENSDGKPSSDPTSESATLLDLTSYQLRDLESVELPPSLTELDLTTNRLSALDPRIGQLPNLKKLSLRQNLITDASVVPLSSWQLISDLEELVLRDNQLKKIPNVVIFKKLLVFDVSFNEISSLSGLSKVSSTLRELYVSKNEVTKMEEIEHFHELQILELGSNRLRVMELLENLKNLQELWLGRNRIRTVNLCGLKCIKKISLQSNRLTSMMGFQECVALEELYLSHNGIVKMEGLSTLVNLRVLDVSANKLTEINDIENLTKLEDLWLNDNNIASLEGLAEAVSSTREKLTTIYLERNPCAKSPKYISTLRQIFPNIEQIDSEVYA; encoded by the exons ATGGAAAATCAAAGTGAAAACTCCGATGGAAAACCTAGTTCCGATCCAACGTCGGAATCAGCAACACTCCTTGATCTTACGAGTTACCAGCTTCGCGATCTGGAGTCAGTGGAGCTTCCTCCGAGTCTTACAGAGTTAGACTTGACAACCAATCGTTTGTCCGCTTTAGACCCCCGTATCGGCCAACTTCCTAACCTCAAAAAGCTCTCTCTTCGTCAGAACCTCATAACTGATGCCTCTGTTGTGCCTCTTTCCTCTTGGCAACTCATTTCTGACCTCGAG GAGCTAGTGCTTAGGGACAATCAGCTGAAGAAAATTCCCAATGTTGTGATATTCAAGAAGCTTCTGGTATTTGATGTCTCTTTCAATGAGATATCATCACTAAGTGGATTGTCCAAGGTCTCCAGTACACTCAGAGAACTATATGTGTCTAAAAATGAAGTCACCAAGATGGAGGAGATTGAGCACTTCCACGAGCTGCAAATACTCGAACTTGGGTCCAATAGATTACGG GTTATGGAGCTTCTGGAGAACTTGAAAAATCTACAAGAGCTTTGGCTTGGACGCAATCGTATTCGGACAGTTAATTTGTGCGGTCTGAAATGCATTAAAAAGATTAGCCTGCAGAGCAACCGTCTAACTTCCATGATGGGGTTTCAG GAATGTGTTGCCCTTGAAGAATTATACTTGAGCCATAATGGTATTGTGAAAATGGAAGGTTTGTCTACCTTGGTAAACCTGCGGGTCTTGGATGTATCAGCAAATAAGCTTACAGAAATTAATGACATTGAGAACTTGACTAA ACTAGAAGATTTGTGGCTTAATGACAACAACATAGCATCATTAGAAGGACTGGCAGAAGCTGTTTCCAGCACTAGAGAGAAGCTAACAACCATCTACCTTGAGCGAAATCCCTGT